In Camelina sativa cultivar DH55 chromosome 16, Cs, whole genome shotgun sequence, a single window of DNA contains:
- the LOC104751906 gene encoding uncharacterized protein LOC104751906 isoform X1 — protein MINGWRRAFCTYIPKETTQYNNDVDDDDSPETHRFRHKSTSRFGFFSTPSTPRSDSSNTGTYSLRCRTSTATSVATPTPSLPGTPKLKCKTTTGEFTTTPRNRSLVSLFTPSSSSPLSPASFSLLKSKLRFNKSSGGSSSNKCGICLQSVKSGQGTAIFTAECSHTFHFSCVTSRAAANHNRLASCPVCGSEILNHAKPESQIKPEIKNNNNNNNKSLRVYNDDEALISSPISPAGFHTILESDENEDGEFSGFSVSTPSPLTAKLLTDRNVDVKLSPESAVVASGKGYETCSVVMKVKSPPFPTARGSARRAPVDLVIVLDVSGRNSGEKLETMKRTMRIVISSLRDTDRLSIVAFSSSSKRLSPLRRMTANGRRSARRIVDIVTVPGSVAGKGMSVNDALKKAVKVLDDRRVQNPFTTVFVLTDRQAHQAAQLAHSKIPVHTIWFNRAFPEDAFARSINGYLSLSVQDLGLELGLVSGSGQGEITSVYSLTGRPAWLGTGLIRLGDMYAEEERALLVEIKSPVNSSLTGSRSHKIMTVRSRYVDTTTQETRNPEDRALLIPTPLTVRSSTNPNISRLRNLHVSTRAVAESRRLIERNHYSGAQRLLTSARALLVQHGLSTSDVCIRGLDAELADLNGLRGRHVAESESFESLTPTSAWKAAERLAKVAMVRKHMNRVSDLHGFENARF, from the exons atgaTAAACGGCTGGAGAAGAGCTTTTTGCACTTATATACCCAAAGAAACTACCCAATACAACAACGACGTCGACGATGATGATTCACCGGAGACTCATCGTTTCCGCCACAAATCAACTtctcggtttggttttttttcaaCTCCTTCCACTCCTCGTTCTGATTCATCCAACACAGGAACTTACAGCCTCCGTTGTCGTACTTCAACAGCCACCTCCGTCGCCACCCCTACTCCGTCTCTTCCCGGAACTCCTAAGCTTAAGTGCAAAACCACCACCGGAGAGTTTACAACAACCCCGAGAAACAGAAGCCTCGTCTCTCTTTTcacaccttcttcttcttctcctctctctccggCGAGCTTCTCCCTTCTCAAATCCAAACTCCGATTCAACAAA AGTAGTGGTGGTAGCAGCAGCAACAAATGTGGAATCTGTTTACAGAGTGTGAAATCAGGCCAAGGCACGGCGATTTTCACGGCGGAGTGTTCCCACACGTTTCATTTTTCTTGCGTTACCTCACGCGCCGCCGCGAATCATAACCGGCTTGCTTCTTGCCCGGTTTGCGGATCTGAGATTCTAAATCACGCTAAACCGGAATCTCAAATCAAACCGGAaattaagaacaacaacaacaacaacaacaaatctctCAGAGTTTACAACGACGACGAAGCTTTGATTTCATCTCCGATATCTCCCGCCGGATTCCATACCATACTCGAATCCGACGAAAACGAAGACGGTGAGTTCAGCGGATTCTCCGTTAGTACTCCGTCACCTTTAACGGCGAAACTGTTGACGGATCGTAACGTCGACGTTAAGCTCTCACCGGAATCTGCCGTCGTTGCGTCGGGTAAAGGCTACGAGACTTGCTCTGTGGTCATGAAGGTGAAATCGCCGCCGTTTCCGACGGCGCGTGGATCTGCGCGTAGAGCGCCGGTCGATTTGGTAATCGTTTTAGACGTGAGCGGGAGAAATTCCGGTGAGAAATTGGAGACGATGAAGCGGACGATGAGGATTGTGATTTCGAGTCTGAGGGATACGGATCGTTTGTCGATCGTCGCGTTTTCGTCTAGCTCGAAACGGTTATCGCCGCTACGGAGGATGACGGCGAATGGGAGGAGATCGGCGCGGAGGATCGTGGATATCGTTACCGTTCCAGGCTCCGTCGCCGGAAAAGGGATGAGTGTGAACGACGCGTTGAAGAAAGCGGTTAAGGTGTTGGACGATCGCCGGGTGCAAAACCCTTTCACCACCGTCTTCGTTTTAACGGACCGTCAAGCTCATCAAGCGGCCCAATTAGCCCATTCTAAAATTCCCGTGCACACCATATGGTTTAACCGCGCGTTTCCCGAGGACGCGTTTGCAAGGAGCATCAACGGTTACTTGAGTTTGTCGGTTCAAGATCTCGGGTTAGAGCTCGGGTTAGTTTCCGGGTCGGGTCAAGGAGAGATAACTTCTGTTTACTCTCTTACGGGTCGACCCGCTTGGCTTGGAACCGGTTTAATACGGTTAGGTGATATGTACGCGGAGGAAGAAAGAGCGTTGCTGGTTGAAATCAAATCACCGGTTAACAGTTCCTTAACCGGTAGTAGATCTCACAAAATCATGACCGTTCGATCTCGTTACGTGGACACAACAACTCAGGAAACAAGAAACCCCGAAGATCGCGCGCTTTTAATACCCACTCCATTAACCGTACGATCATCAACGAATCCTAACATCTCACGGCTCAGAAACCTCCACGTAAGCACTCGAGCCGTGGCGGAGTCTCGTCGGCTGATAGAGCGTAACCATTACTCGGGAGCTCAGAGACTGCTGACCTCAGCTAGAGCTTTGCTTGTGCAGCACGGTTTGAGCACGAGCGATGTGTGCATACGTGGCTTGGACGCTGAGCTAGCGGATCTTAACGGTCTGAGAGGAAGACACGTGGCGGAATCGGAGAGTTTTGAGTCGCTTACTCCGACGTCGGCTTGGAAAGCGGCGGAGAGGTTAGCTAAAGTGGCGATGGTGAGGAAACATATGAACAGAGTCAGTGACTTGCATGGGTTCGAAAACGCTAGATTctag
- the LOC104751906 gene encoding uncharacterized protein LOC104751906 isoform X2 has translation MMIHRRLIVSATNQLLGLVFFQLLPLLVLIHPTQELTASVVVLQQPPPSPPLLRLFPELLSLSAKPPPESLQQPRETEASSLFSHLLLLLLSLRRASPFSNPNSDSTNGGSSSNKCGICLQSVKSGQGTAIFTAECSHTFHFSCVTSRAAANHNRLASCPVCGSEILNHAKPESQIKPEIKNNNNNNNKSLRVYNDDEALISSPISPAGFHTILESDENEDGEFSGFSVSTPSPLTAKLLTDRNVDVKLSPESAVVASGKGYETCSVVMKVKSPPFPTARGSARRAPVDLVIVLDVSGRNSGEKLETMKRTMRIVISSLRDTDRLSIVAFSSSSKRLSPLRRMTANGRRSARRIVDIVTVPGSVAGKGMSVNDALKKAVKVLDDRRVQNPFTTVFVLTDRQAHQAAQLAHSKIPVHTIWFNRAFPEDAFARSINGYLSLSVQDLGLELGLVSGSGQGEITSVYSLTGRPAWLGTGLIRLGDMYAEEERALLVEIKSPVNSSLTGSRSHKIMTVRSRYVDTTTQETRNPEDRALLIPTPLTVRSSTNPNISRLRNLHVSTRAVAESRRLIERNHYSGAQRLLTSARALLVQHGLSTSDVCIRGLDAELADLNGLRGRHVAESESFESLTPTSAWKAAERLAKVAMVRKHMNRVSDLHGFENARF, from the exons ATGATGATTCACCGGAGACTCATCGTTTCCGCCACAAATCAACTtctcggtttggttttttttcaaCTCCTTCCACTCCTCGTTCTGATTCATCCAACACAGGAACTTACAGCCTCCGTTGTCGTACTTCAACAGCCACCTCCGTCGCCACCCCTACTCCGTCTCTTCCCGGAACTCCTAAGCTTAAGTGCAAAACCACCACCGGAGAGTTTACAACAACCCCGAGAAACAGAAGCCTCGTCTCTCTTTTcacaccttcttcttcttctcctctctctccggCGAGCTTCTCCCTTCTCAAATCCAAACTCCGATTCAACAAA TGGTGGTAGCAGCAGCAACAAATGTGGAATCTGTTTACAGAGTGTGAAATCAGGCCAAGGCACGGCGATTTTCACGGCGGAGTGTTCCCACACGTTTCATTTTTCTTGCGTTACCTCACGCGCCGCCGCGAATCATAACCGGCTTGCTTCTTGCCCGGTTTGCGGATCTGAGATTCTAAATCACGCTAAACCGGAATCTCAAATCAAACCGGAaattaagaacaacaacaacaacaacaacaaatctctCAGAGTTTACAACGACGACGAAGCTTTGATTTCATCTCCGATATCTCCCGCCGGATTCCATACCATACTCGAATCCGACGAAAACGAAGACGGTGAGTTCAGCGGATTCTCCGTTAGTACTCCGTCACCTTTAACGGCGAAACTGTTGACGGATCGTAACGTCGACGTTAAGCTCTCACCGGAATCTGCCGTCGTTGCGTCGGGTAAAGGCTACGAGACTTGCTCTGTGGTCATGAAGGTGAAATCGCCGCCGTTTCCGACGGCGCGTGGATCTGCGCGTAGAGCGCCGGTCGATTTGGTAATCGTTTTAGACGTGAGCGGGAGAAATTCCGGTGAGAAATTGGAGACGATGAAGCGGACGATGAGGATTGTGATTTCGAGTCTGAGGGATACGGATCGTTTGTCGATCGTCGCGTTTTCGTCTAGCTCGAAACGGTTATCGCCGCTACGGAGGATGACGGCGAATGGGAGGAGATCGGCGCGGAGGATCGTGGATATCGTTACCGTTCCAGGCTCCGTCGCCGGAAAAGGGATGAGTGTGAACGACGCGTTGAAGAAAGCGGTTAAGGTGTTGGACGATCGCCGGGTGCAAAACCCTTTCACCACCGTCTTCGTTTTAACGGACCGTCAAGCTCATCAAGCGGCCCAATTAGCCCATTCTAAAATTCCCGTGCACACCATATGGTTTAACCGCGCGTTTCCCGAGGACGCGTTTGCAAGGAGCATCAACGGTTACTTGAGTTTGTCGGTTCAAGATCTCGGGTTAGAGCTCGGGTTAGTTTCCGGGTCGGGTCAAGGAGAGATAACTTCTGTTTACTCTCTTACGGGTCGACCCGCTTGGCTTGGAACCGGTTTAATACGGTTAGGTGATATGTACGCGGAGGAAGAAAGAGCGTTGCTGGTTGAAATCAAATCACCGGTTAACAGTTCCTTAACCGGTAGTAGATCTCACAAAATCATGACCGTTCGATCTCGTTACGTGGACACAACAACTCAGGAAACAAGAAACCCCGAAGATCGCGCGCTTTTAATACCCACTCCATTAACCGTACGATCATCAACGAATCCTAACATCTCACGGCTCAGAAACCTCCACGTAAGCACTCGAGCCGTGGCGGAGTCTCGTCGGCTGATAGAGCGTAACCATTACTCGGGAGCTCAGAGACTGCTGACCTCAGCTAGAGCTTTGCTTGTGCAGCACGGTTTGAGCACGAGCGATGTGTGCATACGTGGCTTGGACGCTGAGCTAGCGGATCTTAACGGTCTGAGAGGAAGACACGTGGCGGAATCGGAGAGTTTTGAGTCGCTTACTCCGACGTCGGCTTGGAAAGCGGCGGAGAGGTTAGCTAAAGTGGCGATGGTGAGGAAACATATGAACAGAGTCAGTGACTTGCATGGGTTCGAAAACGCTAGATTctag